A part of Desulfobacter sp. genomic DNA contains:
- a CDS encoding nitroreductase family protein: MNPREVTTVIDADACIGCGSCIRVCPSDTISLQGGTARVTGDKSLGCGHCAGVCPAGAVTVKAIDPEMTRFSSFSLNQKTDGNQGVSSAGLASLMASRRSCRNYTDRQIPGDILMDLIKIGCLAPSGTNSQEWTFTCLDNREKVLDFGLLIKNFFESLNKKAENLVLRKSLKLMGYKALDNYYQEYYESVKEAMEEMDRGNRDRLFHGATACILIGSRPDASCPKEDALLAAGNIALGAHAMGLGSCLIGFAVEAMKADPSIGKKMNIPAKEPIHAVVGLGYPDESYLRVTGRKKPVIRFN, from the coding sequence ATGAACCCAAGAGAAGTAACCACTGTTATTGATGCGGATGCCTGTATCGGATGCGGTTCCTGCATCCGGGTCTGCCCTTCGGACACCATTTCCCTCCAGGGAGGAACGGCCAGGGTAACCGGTGACAAATCACTGGGATGCGGCCATTGTGCAGGCGTTTGCCCTGCCGGGGCCGTGACAGTAAAGGCCATTGATCCGGAAATGACCCGGTTTTCAAGTTTTTCCCTCAATCAAAAGACGGACGGAAACCAAGGCGTCTCTTCTGCGGGCCTGGCAAGTCTCATGGCCTCCAGGCGTTCCTGCCGGAATTACACGGACAGGCAAATTCCAGGCGACATTCTCATGGACCTGATTAAAATAGGATGTCTTGCCCCTTCGGGCACCAACAGCCAGGAATGGACCTTTACCTGTCTGGACAACAGGGAAAAGGTGCTGGACTTCGGCCTTCTGATTAAAAATTTCTTTGAATCCCTCAATAAAAAAGCTGAAAACCTGGTACTCCGGAAAAGCCTGAAACTGATGGGATACAAGGCGTTGGATAATTACTACCAGGAATATTACGAATCGGTCAAAGAAGCCATGGAGGAGATGGACCGGGGCAACAGGGACCGGCTATTCCACGGCGCTACGGCCTGCATACTCATCGGATCCCGGCCAGACGCCTCCTGCCCCAAAGAGGATGCCCTGCTGGCTGCCGGCAACATCGCCCTGGGGGCACATGCCATGGGGCTGGGGTCCTGCCTGATCGGATTTGCCGTTGAGGCCATGAAGGCGGATCCCTCCATAGGTAAAAAAATGAACATACCCGCCAAGGAACCCATCCACGCCGTTGTTGGCCTTGGATATCCTGATGAATCCTACTTGAGGGTGACCGGTCGTAAAAAGCCGGTCATCCGGTTTAACTGA
- a CDS encoding ABC transporter substrate-binding protein, with protein MAEKPAIKIGYLKITDHFILGVTARKLEKGMEDFEHCTLQPVAKNGWNEVADALSVKALDGALVLAPTAMDLYKSGVDLKLLLLAHKSGSVLVKNKRANIQSIEDFAGKTVLIPYQLSIHNMLFHKLLSEKGLRPGRATEKGVDVILEVVAPFQMPEALEYDEEGEIGGFIVAEPFGSQVIANGTGEEFELSKNLWPKHPCCVFVMRSEVIEKHPEAIKEICTSFVRSGQAIDAQPEPAAIIGADFFSQDKDIIQRVLTDPPDRILTGELFPNIEDLDLIQKYMMDEMKIMTSLIDLEKFVDTSFAKLAGAK; from the coding sequence ATGGCGGAAAAACCCGCAATTAAGATCGGATATCTGAAAATTACGGATCATTTCATTCTTGGTGTAACCGCTCGAAAACTTGAGAAAGGCATGGAAGATTTTGAGCATTGTACACTGCAGCCCGTTGCAAAAAACGGGTGGAACGAAGTTGCCGACGCACTTTCAGTCAAAGCCCTTGACGGCGCTCTTGTCCTCGCACCTACGGCCATGGATCTTTACAAGTCCGGTGTGGATCTAAAGCTCCTGCTTCTTGCCCATAAATCCGGCAGTGTGCTGGTAAAAAATAAGCGGGCCAACATCCAGTCCATCGAAGATTTCGCCGGCAAAACCGTCCTTATTCCCTACCAGCTTTCCATTCACAACATGCTTTTTCACAAGCTTCTTTCAGAAAAGGGGCTGCGCCCGGGGCGTGCCACTGAAAAAGGCGTGGATGTGATCCTTGAGGTGGTGGCGCCGTTCCAGATGCCCGAAGCCCTGGAATATGACGAAGAGGGCGAAATCGGCGGATTTATCGTTGCAGAACCATTCGGTTCCCAGGTAATTGCCAACGGCACCGGCGAAGAGTTCGAGTTGTCCAAAAACCTCTGGCCCAAACACCCCTGCTGCGTTTTTGTCATGCGGTCCGAGGTGATTGAAAAGCACCCGGAGGCCATCAAAGAGATCTGCACCAGCTTTGTCCGGTCCGGCCAGGCTATTGACGCCCAGCCTGAACCCGCCGCCATTATCGGTGCGGATTTTTTCAGCCAGGACAAGGATATCATTCAGCGGGTACTCACCGATCCCCCGGACCGAATTCTCACCGGTGAACTTTTTCCCAATATAGAGGATCTGGATCTTATTCAGAAATATATGATGGATGAGATGAAGATAATGACCTCCCTCATCGATCTGGAGAAATTTGTGGATACCAGCTTTGCAAAACTTGCGGGAGCAAAGTAA
- a CDS encoding acyl-CoA thioesterase, whose translation MKQAIDAPTQLKDTHILSPEKWHLARVVPQVSDTDYGGGIYHGKYFALYNQARDIFMADLGVPYLSLMDRGVNLSVAELHTRFFKPVFYGDLVVVHTRISWLRSRSFGVEQKMVCTDERTKTDILANQVEMNLVCTGKGAGAQPLPADLRRGILDYYRG comes from the coding sequence ATGAAACAAGCCATTGACGCCCCAACACAGCTTAAAGATACCCATATTCTCTCCCCTGAAAAGTGGCACCTGGCACGGGTTGTTCCCCAGGTGTCGGATACAGACTACGGCGGAGGCATTTACCATGGAAAGTATTTTGCCTTGTATAACCAGGCCCGGGACATTTTTATGGCGGACCTGGGCGTACCCTATCTTTCCCTGATGGACCGGGGGGTGAATCTCAGTGTTGCCGAACTCCATACCCGGTTTTTCAAACCTGTTTTTTACGGGGACCTGGTGGTGGTTCACACCAGGATTTCCTGGTTGCGAAGCCGCAGTTTCGGGGTGGAACAGAAGATGGTATGCACGGATGAAAGAACCAAGACAGATATTCTGGCAAACCAGGTGGAAATGAACCTGGTTTGCACCGGCAAAGGGGCCGGCGCCCAGCCGCTTCCAGCGGACCTGCGCCGGGGGATTCTCGATTATTACCGCGGTTGA
- the ispD gene encoding 2-C-methyl-D-erythritol 4-phosphate cytidylyltransferase — MDKHPTKKGAFDNAASSSEYLNIAVIVAGGKGLRMQSDIKKQYLTLAGLPVLSRTIRAFDGHPRIDGIILVVPPADFKYCRDNIVAQANPATPLHLAAGGQTRQESVSSGLAKAADISQRNPKTVFVLVHDGVRPFVKPALVDACLDRASETGACIPALEMTDTIKQVDAGRRIVKTLDRTKLFRAQTPQVFRLDLLAAAYDHAAKTEFTGTDEASVLEHTGMPVDTVAGDSFNIKLTTPADLMTAEFLLTSLQARQPR; from the coding sequence ATGGATAAACACCCGACAAAAAAGGGGGCCTTTGACAATGCCGCCTCCTCCAGTGAATATCTGAATATCGCCGTCATTGTCGCCGGGGGCAAGGGGCTGCGCATGCAGTCCGATATAAAAAAACAATACCTCACCCTGGCAGGCCTCCCGGTATTATCGAGAACCATCCGTGCCTTTGACGGCCATCCCCGGATAGACGGCATTATTCTTGTAGTGCCCCCTGCTGATTTTAAGTATTGCCGGGACAATATCGTTGCACAGGCAAATCCTGCAACCCCCCTGCACCTTGCTGCCGGGGGGCAGACCCGGCAGGAATCTGTATCCAGCGGTTTGGCAAAAGCCGCCGACATTTCACAGAGAAACCCCAAAACCGTCTTTGTGCTGGTACATGACGGGGTCCGTCCATTTGTTAAGCCTGCCCTTGTGGATGCCTGTCTTGACAGGGCCAGTGAAACAGGGGCCTGTATCCCGGCCCTTGAAATGACGGACACCATAAAACAAGTCGATGCCGGAAGAAGGATCGTTAAAACCCTTGACCGTACAAAGCTATTCAGGGCCCAGACTCCACAGGTATTCCGGCTGGACCTGCTGGCGGCCGCCTATGACCATGCGGCAAAAACGGAATTTACAGGTACGGACGAAGCCTCTGTTCTGGAGCATACAGGCATGCCGGTGGATACGGTGGCCGGAGATTCGTTCAATATCAAGCTGACAACGCCTGCTGATCTCATGACGGCCGAGTTCCTGCTGACATCACTCCAGGCTCGTCAACCGCGGTAA
- a CDS encoding HPr family phosphocarrier protein, giving the protein MIETHDISFREKADIFSFEYLRCILFINNLEDDDYIFTKKLYSKLITTSHILEDFLDFHGAKKNKDWVFYRELSATIRHLSLACYSQRHTLNRFRLYSFETGNLDMFNREAIDTLKIIQDSIRLAVPVILEEAARLKITIPKEGYPLSYFPAITSNDLLEPNIDDTLVKTDQKKNLTRIASEFLDVVKDFEQYSFYERYDLKEIHKLVPEKINEVTIRSYEMRVHNIQSSFDSYVVSTRPGADTLLLNQLRSHFSIVFHILQVMGRLLHFYERHLNDIGFKDVYKTISISLSDLIDPDVLLDRAVNFCLYYAAKFLSSGKEIASRVLNENMETATIEVGIPRDRGFHSRPSLLVAKIVQHYGGEVILHVAGDQFDASSVLDIQWAGGKIKKEEIETVSFTGDSRALNDLVILAGVNYGEDHMGKGIPLPKELSYLV; this is encoded by the coding sequence ATGATTGAGACGCACGACATTTCTTTCAGGGAAAAGGCCGATATATTTTCCTTTGAATATTTAAGATGCATATTGTTCATCAATAATCTGGAAGATGATGACTATATCTTTACTAAAAAGCTGTATTCAAAGCTGATCACCACCTCCCACATCCTTGAGGATTTCCTTGATTTCCACGGTGCGAAAAAAAACAAGGACTGGGTCTTTTACAGGGAGCTCAGTGCCACCATCCGCCATCTTTCCCTGGCCTGCTACTCCCAGCGCCATACCCTGAACCGATTCCGGTTATACTCCTTTGAAACCGGGAATCTTGACATGTTCAATCGGGAAGCTATTGATACCCTGAAGATTATACAGGATTCAATTCGGCTTGCTGTCCCGGTTATCCTGGAAGAGGCGGCCCGGCTTAAAATAACCATTCCCAAGGAGGGCTATCCTTTAAGTTATTTCCCGGCCATAACCTCCAATGACCTGCTGGAACCCAATATTGACGATACCCTGGTAAAAACCGACCAGAAAAAAAACCTCACCCGGATCGCTTCGGAATTTCTTGACGTGGTTAAGGATTTCGAACAATACTCCTTTTACGAGCGTTACGATCTCAAAGAAATTCATAAACTGGTGCCAGAAAAAATCAATGAGGTCACCATCCGTAGCTACGAGATGCGGGTGCATAATATTCAGTCTTCTTTTGATTCCTATGTGGTTTCCACCCGGCCAGGTGCAGATACCCTGCTGCTCAATCAGCTCAGAAGCCATTTTTCCATTGTATTTCATATCCTCCAGGTTATGGGGCGTCTGCTCCATTTTTATGAACGTCACCTCAATGATATCGGGTTTAAGGATGTCTATAAAACCATCAGTATATCCCTGTCAGATCTCATTGATCCCGATGTTCTGCTGGACCGGGCTGTGAACTTCTGCCTCTATTACGCGGCGAAATTTCTTTCTTCGGGTAAAGAGATTGCTTCCAGGGTACTTAATGAAAACATGGAAACCGCCACCATTGAGGTGGGTATCCCCAGAGACAGGGGATTTCACAGCCGTCCCAGCCTGCTGGTGGCTAAAATTGTACAGCATTACGGCGGGGAGGTGATTCTCCATGTGGCCGGAGACCAGTTCGACGCATCGTCGGTCCTGGATATTCAATGGGCCGGTGGGAAAATCAAAAAAGAAGAGATTGAAACCGTGAGCTTTACCGGGGATTCCAGGGCATTAAACGATCTGGTTATACTGGCTGGTGTTAATTACGGAGAAGATCATATGGGGAAAGGCATCCCACTTCCCAAGGAGTTAAGCTACCTGGTTTAG
- a CDS encoding nucleotide-binding protein, whose amino-acid sequence MAKPEIATLVKLQEAETEIVRLREVIGIVEKKKNKLASRLKQFESALTQNREDYEKAAKACREQELEIKVVDERIVKSNETLRNVTTNKEYQVLLREVDDNKKRKDLLETHLLELMDERDKSKGIVDESEKEYTLLAEQIKAEQSEVEKQSAEDRDSLEECLKRQEEIGDSLDSRLMNMFRKISKMNNGSAVSRVRDQVCMGCFMNVPPQMYIEVQRGNELISCPQCSRILYYEKE is encoded by the coding sequence ATGGCGAAACCAGAAATTGCCACCCTTGTTAAACTTCAGGAAGCTGAGACCGAAATTGTCAGGCTTCGGGAAGTCATCGGCATTGTAGAAAAAAAGAAAAATAAGCTGGCATCCAGGCTCAAACAGTTTGAATCCGCTCTGACGCAGAACCGCGAGGACTATGAGAAGGCAGCAAAGGCCTGCAGGGAGCAAGAGCTTGAAATCAAAGTGGTTGATGAGCGGATAGTCAAGAGTAACGAAACCCTGCGCAATGTGACGACCAATAAAGAATACCAGGTCCTGTTGCGGGAGGTCGATGACAATAAAAAGCGCAAAGACCTTCTTGAGACCCATCTGCTGGAATTGATGGACGAGCGGGATAAGTCCAAAGGGATTGTAGATGAGAGTGAAAAAGAGTACACCCTTCTGGCAGAACAGATCAAAGCGGAACAGAGCGAGGTCGAAAAACAATCCGCCGAAGACAGGGACAGCCTTGAGGAATGCCTGAAACGCCAGGAAGAAATTGGGGACAGCCTGGATTCCCGGCTCATGAATATGTTCCGAAAAATTTCAAAGATGAATAACGGGTCCGCCGTCAGCAGGGTGAGGGACCAGGTATGTATGGGGTGTTTTATGAATGTTCCGCCCCAGATGTATATAGAAGTTCAGAGGGGGAATGAACTGATTTCGTGCCCCCAGTGCAGTAGAATCCTCTATTACGAAAAAGAATAA
- a CDS encoding Nif3-like dinuclear metal center hexameric protein, producing MSQPTVNHIIDVINDIAPFSLAENWDNSGLQAGDPDWAVTGILVALDVSREVMETAVEAGCSMVVTHHPLVMAPEKSLDFSRMPGAIIYTAAKHDIAVVSAHTNLDKARDGLNDYFAQKLGIQCEGPLFVDSAATEERPTGIGRTGRLSSPMAVGDLAAIIKTQLNTPFVRLVGDTGRKAYKVALCTGSGGSLTENFLKSDADVYITGDLKYHEARDIETAGRICIDVGHFASERIVVDMLTHRLKKELKLRDFEVKILGYNREKDPFRII from the coding sequence GTGAGCCAGCCAACCGTCAATCATATCATTGATGTGATCAACGATATCGCGCCTTTCAGCCTGGCTGAGAATTGGGACAATTCAGGGCTCCAGGCCGGTGACCCGGACTGGGCGGTTACCGGTATCCTGGTGGCACTTGACGTTTCCCGTGAAGTCATGGAAACCGCTGTGGAAGCAGGGTGTTCCATGGTGGTCACCCACCACCCCCTGGTCATGGCGCCGGAAAAATCATTGGATTTCAGCCGAATGCCCGGGGCTATAATTTATACTGCTGCAAAACATGACATTGCCGTGGTTTCAGCCCATACCAATCTGGACAAGGCTCGTGACGGGCTCAACGATTATTTTGCCCAGAAACTGGGGATTCAATGTGAGGGGCCGCTCTTTGTCGACTCTGCCGCAACAGAAGAACGCCCGACAGGAATCGGGCGGACAGGCCGCCTGTCCAGCCCAATGGCTGTCGGCGATCTGGCCGCTATCATCAAGACACAGCTCAATACCCCCTTTGTCCGCCTCGTGGGGGATACCGGACGTAAAGCCTATAAAGTCGCATTGTGTACCGGGTCGGGCGGGTCACTTACAGAAAATTTTTTGAAATCCGATGCAGATGTTTATATCACCGGCGATCTCAAATACCATGAAGCAAGGGATATTGAAACGGCCGGCCGAATTTGCATTGATGTGGGCCATTTTGCCTCTGAACGTATTGTCGTGGACATGCTGACCCACAGGCTTAAAAAAGAGTTAAAACTTCGGGATTTCGAAGTTAAAATTCTTGGATACAATAGGGAAAAAGATCCATTTAGAATCATTTGA